One segment of Nothobranchius furzeri strain GRZ-AD chromosome 13, NfurGRZ-RIMD1, whole genome shotgun sequence DNA contains the following:
- the tmem160 gene encoding transmembrane protein 160, with product MAFPSLFMRRQLPQAVIYFARTVTLARFPCAGASLRRLHGSARQRIGEKGPWGKNRGPEQPQQQYQLTELDKADALMLRKSHETGFLSWFRNGLLATGIGVISFVQSEVGREAGYAFFILGGVCVSFGGASYVGSLFALRRLMLLSVPALLLQGGVVGSVALFWLCAVSLYIGRLEVEIIHEDEEGEDEGECRECRDRREHRGNSGSRDSEDSGSKGQNK from the exons ATGGCTTTTCCGAGTTTGTTCATGAGGAGGCAGCTGCCGCAGGCCGTCATCTACTTCGCCCGGACCGTGACGCTGGCCCGGTTTCCCTGCGCCGGTGCCTCGCTAAGGAGGCTGCACGGATCGGCTCGGCAGCGGATCGGTGAGAAGGGTCCGTGGGGGAAGAACCGGGGACCGGAGCAGCCCCAGCAACAGTACCAGCTCACAGAGCTCGACAAGGCGGACGCTTTG ATGCTGAGGAAGTCTCATGAAACAG GTTTCCTCTCTTGGTTTCGGAACGGTTTGCTAGCAACTGGTATAGGAGTCATCTCCTTTGTCCAGAGCGAAGTGGGGCGAGAAGCAGGATATG CGTTCTTCATCCTGGGAGGCGTGTGTGTGTCATTTGGCGGAGCCTCCTATGTTGGCAGCCTTTTTGCCCTGCGGAGGCTGATGCTGCTGTCTGTGCCAGCCCTGCTGCTCCAAGGAGGCGTGGTGGGAAGCGTCGCCCTCTTCTGGCTCTGTGCGGTATCGCTCTATATCGGTCGGCTGGAGGTGGAGATCATCCACGAGGATGAGGAGGGAGAGGATGAGGGGGAGTGCAGGGAGTGCCGGGACAGGCGGGAACACCGGGGTAACAGCGGCTCTAGGGACAGCGAGGACAGTGGCAGCAAGGGACAAAACAAGTAG